In Hylaeus volcanicus isolate JK05 chromosome 9, UHH_iyHylVolc1.0_haploid, whole genome shotgun sequence, the following proteins share a genomic window:
- the LOC128881998 gene encoding girdin isoform X2: MSSAEIDDLLSGPLVTWFASCLEDSNLLTSYDDLVDGILLHNVFLQIDPEPLHNEIISPEGSSLIRAKNLKVIVDNMKQLYEEELGHLVLKLPDTMHLGKEPELYVAEMKLLLLLLLGCAVQCPNKEKFITKIKTLNVDTQLAIVECIKQVTDYQDIVITQDAMENANMGSLFIQIKKLTQELDLYRQRWRDTAINESVERNDSSISVETEEMNKVQLSNPIIKSEREDNHHYAVELADWKSKVRKQRQELEEKAEALLECKEELEYHKMLVTKLKQENQDLMHEARTAKSYRDELDAVIERADRADRLELEVVRYREKLTDIEFYKTRIAELREDNRVLMETREMLEDQLNSSRRRADKVLELESEIIKYKQLLNDMALERAADKEKYQELVEENIQLHKLTKATANEAALADSVSDTDEPAHTDNRLSEQLTNNAQTRALKLELENRRLLTLIDSLKENSFHEISSRVLELDKEKKKLSLKIESLNDNTERLTQQNSDLELVWKQALEENKKLQNSLKNQRTSSEKQQQEFQIQHTKMIELEKSYDTAVKEKQRVQSLLESVQRRADDLERSLELANQKVEELKIVENNIKEVNSKCLDLETKLITAEKEKDIAQRDIHRYRVTIEEKDVALDKAMNSIEVLERKVTQLEQELHDSVTQISRLQEIERSSKELDSRAAIDRETLEILQSSLVAEKLNTQQLYTVLEKLGLGDNTLLSLPMDDILEKIAQIPEVLDYVKKISNSCHCEKSISESKNSENNETTNIHSTLEATVESLKKEQEHLQLKLTATQTASENLLSENAKLQVQITTLQSQNNSLAAQHTALQLANSQLVAEKEELLKERSAQQQTHTQLLHDQDTLQSLHEQLNNEYESLFHEHDTLKSSLRDVKNEIRMLRESYEGLKGKNKTLQTEKESLVNNAKSLNNLRGEHSKLKDDFRNLYTATEKLKMEYRNLQEDYRKNKLETNRLSLKLTEMQGELSSKDERSSNLELQINKLNQRCEMLLHVNSGLDNDRHSLMDHISLLFTQYHELLTRSLEDKEQYHMEEKMYTDRMNHLCRQKEKLEDKIMEHYRKLESCTPKKKGFGANLVRRVRKAGSELLNKNRRSWAEDSKHSEGKTYESESGGNDSDASTEDRLAGSASRDLGSDALSLGHPGTRRTVYYTDDSPPPPATLPSESLQEEGDDRRSVLMEQTPRPEVQVEPRPVLIYNKVSAVINESKNISNSGMKDVEQAETIMEKDPMEKDPKAGSPVWYEYGCV, translated from the exons ATGTCGTCCGCCGAGATCGATGATTTATTGTCCGGTCCATTGGTGACTTGG TTTGCCAGTTGCCTGGAGGATTCCAATTTATTAACTAGTTACGATGATTTGGTGGATGGTATATTGTTACACAATGTATTTCTGCAAAT aGATCCAGAACCGTTGCACAACGAAATAATATCTCCTGAAGGGAGTTCGTTAATTCGtgcaaaaaatttgaaagtcaTAGTAGATAATATGAAACAGTTGTACGAAGAAGAATTAGGTCATTTAGTTTTAAAGTTACCAGATACAATGCATTTAGGCAAAGAACCAGAGCTTTACGTAGCAGAGATGAAATTATTACTGCTTTTGCTTCTTGGCTGTGCAGTGCAGTGTcctaataaagaaaaattcattacaaaaataaaaacattgaatGTTGACACGCAGCTCGCGATAGTAGAATGTATTAAACAA GTTACAGATTATCAGGATATAGTTATTACTCAAGATGCAATGGAAAATGCAAATATGggtagtttatttatacaaattaagaAGTTAACTCAAGAATTAGATCTGTATCGTCAG AGATGGAGAGACACTGCTATAAACGAAAGCGTCGAGAGGAATGATTCATCCATCAGTGTAGAAAcggaagaaatgaataaagttCAATTATCTAATCCCATTATTAAATCAGAACGTGAAGATAATCATCATTATGCAGTCGAATTGGCTGATTGGAAATCCAAAGTTAGGAAGCAACGTCAAgaatt GGAGGAAAAGGCTGAAGCATTGTTAGAATGTAAAGAAGAACTCGAGTACCATAAAATGTTAGTGACTAAACTGAAGCAAGAG AATCAGGATTTAATGCACGAAGCGCGTACAGCAAAATCTTACAGAGACGAACTAGACGCTGTAATCGAGAGAGCAGATCGTGCTGATCGATTAGAACTGGAGGTAGTAAGATACAGAGAGAAACTTACGGATATAGAATTTTACAAGACTCGAATAGCAGAGCTACGCGAAGATAACAG AGTCTTAATGGAGACTAGGGAAATGCTCGAGGATCAGTTGAATTCATCGCGAAGAAGAGCAGACAAAGTGTTGGAGCTCGAGTCTGAAATTATTAAGTATAAGCAGTTATTAAACGACATGGCATTG GAGCGTGCAGCGGACAAAGAAAAATACCAAGAACtcgtcgaagaaaatattcagttacataaattaacaaaagcaACCGCAAACGAGGCTGCGTTAGCAGATTCTGTAAGCGATACCGACGAACcag cgCACACCGATAACAGATTGTCCGAACAATTGACGAACAACGCTCAAACGCGAGCACTGAAGCTAGAGTTAGAAAATCGTCGACTGCTTACTTTGATAGACTCTTTAAAAGAGAACTCGTTTCACGAGATCTCGTCACGCGTGCTGGAACTTgacaaagagaaaaagaaactgtcattgaaaattgaatcgttAAACGACAATACCGAAAGGCTCACGCAACAAAATTCAGATCTAGAATTGGTATGGAAGCAGGCGCTCGAGGAGAACAAGAAGCTACAAAACTCgttgaaaaatcaaagaacGTCGTCTGAGAAACAGCAACAAGAATTTCAA ATTCAGCATACTAAGATGATAGAACTAGAAAAAAGTTACGACACAGCTGTGAAGGAGAAACAACGAGTTCAATCTTTGTTGGAAAGCGTGCAAAGGCGAGCTGATGACTTGGAACGTTCTTTGGAACTCGCCAATCAGAAGGtcgaggaattaaaaattgtggagaataatataaaagaagttaACTCGAAATGTCTCGATCTCGAGACGAAACTTATAACggcagagaaagagaaagatataGCGCAACGCGATATTCATCGATATCGCGTGACGATAGAA gaaaaagacGTTGCATTGGACAAAGCAATGAACAGCATCGAAGTTTTAGAGAGGAAAGTAACTCAACTCGAACAAGAACTTCACGATTCTGTTACACAAATTTCAAG aTTGCAGGAAATCGAAAGATCTAGCAAAGAATTGGACTCACGGGCGGCTATCGATCGAGAAACACTGGAGATTTTGCAGAGTAGCTTGGTAgctgaaaaattgaatactcaGCAACTATACACGGTCCTCGAGAAACTTGGACTCGGCGATAACACGTTGTTATCGCTTCCAATGGATGATATTCTggaaaa GATTGCCCAAATACCAGAAGTTTTGGACTACGTCAAGAAAATAAGCAACTCGTGCCATTGCGAAAAGTCGATATCTGAAtctaaaaattctgaaaacaaCGAAACTACCAATATCCATAGCACATTGGAGGCCACGGTAGAATCACTCAAG AAGGAACAAGAGCAcctgcaattaaaattaactgCCACGCAAACCGCGTCGGAGAATCTCCTATCAGAAAACGCGAAGCTTCAAGTACAGATTACAACGTTACAATCTCAAAATAATTCCTTGGCGGCTCAGCACACCGCTCTGCAGCTCGCAAACTCGCAACTTGTCGCTGAGAAAGAAGAA CTGTTGAAAGAGCGCAGCGCTCAGCAGCAAACGCACACGCAGCTACTTCACGATCAAGACACTCTGCAGTCGTTGCACGAACAATTGAATAACGAGTACGAGAGTTTATTCCACGAACACGACACTCTCAAATCGAGTCTAAGAGACGTGAAGAACGAAATTAGAATGTTACGCGAATCTTACGAGGGATTGAAAGGGAAGAACAAGACGTTGCAAACGGAGAAGGAATCGTTGGTGAATAACGCGAAaagcttaaataatttaagaggAGAGCATTCGAAATTGAAG GACGACTTTCGAAACTTGTACACCGCCACAGAGAAGTTAAAGATGGAGTACAGAAATTTGCAAGAAgattacagaaaaaataaactcGAAACGAACCGACTGAGTCTCAAGCTGACGGAAATGCAAGGTGAACTCAGCAGCAAAGACGAAAGATCTTCGAACTTGGAACTTCAAATTAACAAACTGAATCAACGATGCGAA ATGTTGCTTCACGTGAATTCTGGGTTGGACAACGACAGGCATTCGTTGATGGatcacattagtttattgttcACCCAATACCACGAACTTTTGACTCGTTCTCTGGAAGACAAGGAACAGTATCACATGGAAGAGAAGATGTACAC GGATAGGATGAATCATTTGTGTagacagaaagaaaaattagaagatAAAATTATGGAACATTACAGGAAACTAGAAAGCTGTACTCCCAAGAA GAAAGGATTTGGTGCCAATTTAGTGAGGAGAGTCAGAAAAGCTGGATCGGAACTTCTGAAtaag AATCGACGATCTTGGGCTGAGGACTCGAAACATTCCGAAGGAAAGACATACGAATCGGAATCTGGAGGAAACGATTCGGATGCTAGTACAGAGGACCGTCTAGCAG GATCAGCTAGCAGAGACCTCGGATCCGACGCCTTGTCTCTTGGTCACCCAGGAACTAGAAGGACAGTGTATTATACCGATGATTCCCCACCACCGCCAGCTACCTTGCCA AGCGAATCGTTGCAGGAAGAGGGGGACGATAGACGTTCGGTGTTAATGGAGCAAACTCCAAGACCAGAAGTACAAGTAGAGCCTCGTCCGGttcttatatataataaagtatcaGCGGTTATAAACGAGTCAAAGAATATTAGCAATAGTGGAATGAAAGACGTAGAACAAGCGGAAACAATTATGGAAAAGGATCCTATGGAAAAAGATCCGAAAGCGGGCAGTCCAGTATGGTATGAATATGGTTGTGTGTAA
- the LOC128881998 gene encoding girdin isoform X1, with protein MSSAEIDDLLSGPLVTWFASCLEDSNLLTSYDDLVDGILLHNVFLQIDPEPLHNEIISPEGSSLIRAKNLKVIVDNMKQLYEEELGHLVLKLPDTMHLGKEPELYVAEMKLLLLLLLGCAVQCPNKEKFITKIKTLNVDTQLAIVECIKQVTDYQDIVITQDAMENANMGSLFIQIKKLTQELDLYRQRWRDTAINESVERNDSSISVETEEMNKVQLSNPIIKSEREDNHHYAVELADWKSKVRKQRQELEEKAEALLECKEELEYHKMLVTKLKQENQDLMHEARTAKSYRDELDAVIERADRADRLELEVVRYREKLTDIEFYKTRIAELREDNRVLMETREMLEDQLNSSRRRADKVLELESEIIKYKQLLNDMALERAADKEKYQELVEENIQLHKLTKATANEAALADSVSDTDEPAHTDNRLSEQLTNNAQTRALKLELENRRLLTLIDSLKENSFHEISSRVLELDKEKKKLSLKIESLNDNTERLTQQNSDLELVWKQALEENKKLQNSLKNQRTSSEKQQQEFQIQHTKMIELEKSYDTAVKEKQRVQSLLESVQRRADDLERSLELANQKVEELKIVENNIKEVNSKCLDLETKLITAEKEKDIAQRDIHRYRVTIEEKDVALDKAMNSIEVLERKVTQLEQELHDSVTQISRLQEIERSSKELDSRAAIDRETLEILQSSLVAEKLNTQQLYTVLEKLGLGDNTLLSLPMDDILEKIAQIPEVLDYVKKISNSCHCEKSISESKNSENNETTNIHSTLEATVESLKKEQEHLQLKLTATQTASENLLSENAKLQVQITTLQSQNNSLAAQHTALQLANSQLVAEKEELLKERSAQQQTHTQLLHDQDTLQSLHEQLNNEYESLFHEHDTLKSSLRDVKNEIRMLRESYEGLKGKNKTLQTEKESLVNNAKSLNNLRGEHSKLKDDFRNLYTATEKLKMEYRNLQEDYRKNKLETNRLSLKLTEMQGELSSKDERSSNLELQINKLNQRCEMLLHVNSGLDNDRHSLMDHISLLFTQYHELLTRSLEDKEQYHMEEKMYTDRMNHLCRQKEKLEDKIMEHYRKLESCTPKKKGFGANLVRRVRKAGSELLNKNRRSWAEDSKHSEGKTYESESGGNDSDASTEDRLAGSASRDLGSDALSLGHPGTRRTVYYTDDSPPPPATLPKSESLQEEGDDRRSVLMEQTPRPEVQVEPRPVLIYNKVSAVINESKNISNSGMKDVEQAETIMEKDPMEKDPKAGSPVWYEYGCV; from the exons ATGTCGTCCGCCGAGATCGATGATTTATTGTCCGGTCCATTGGTGACTTGG TTTGCCAGTTGCCTGGAGGATTCCAATTTATTAACTAGTTACGATGATTTGGTGGATGGTATATTGTTACACAATGTATTTCTGCAAAT aGATCCAGAACCGTTGCACAACGAAATAATATCTCCTGAAGGGAGTTCGTTAATTCGtgcaaaaaatttgaaagtcaTAGTAGATAATATGAAACAGTTGTACGAAGAAGAATTAGGTCATTTAGTTTTAAAGTTACCAGATACAATGCATTTAGGCAAAGAACCAGAGCTTTACGTAGCAGAGATGAAATTATTACTGCTTTTGCTTCTTGGCTGTGCAGTGCAGTGTcctaataaagaaaaattcattacaaaaataaaaacattgaatGTTGACACGCAGCTCGCGATAGTAGAATGTATTAAACAA GTTACAGATTATCAGGATATAGTTATTACTCAAGATGCAATGGAAAATGCAAATATGggtagtttatttatacaaattaagaAGTTAACTCAAGAATTAGATCTGTATCGTCAG AGATGGAGAGACACTGCTATAAACGAAAGCGTCGAGAGGAATGATTCATCCATCAGTGTAGAAAcggaagaaatgaataaagttCAATTATCTAATCCCATTATTAAATCAGAACGTGAAGATAATCATCATTATGCAGTCGAATTGGCTGATTGGAAATCCAAAGTTAGGAAGCAACGTCAAgaatt GGAGGAAAAGGCTGAAGCATTGTTAGAATGTAAAGAAGAACTCGAGTACCATAAAATGTTAGTGACTAAACTGAAGCAAGAG AATCAGGATTTAATGCACGAAGCGCGTACAGCAAAATCTTACAGAGACGAACTAGACGCTGTAATCGAGAGAGCAGATCGTGCTGATCGATTAGAACTGGAGGTAGTAAGATACAGAGAGAAACTTACGGATATAGAATTTTACAAGACTCGAATAGCAGAGCTACGCGAAGATAACAG AGTCTTAATGGAGACTAGGGAAATGCTCGAGGATCAGTTGAATTCATCGCGAAGAAGAGCAGACAAAGTGTTGGAGCTCGAGTCTGAAATTATTAAGTATAAGCAGTTATTAAACGACATGGCATTG GAGCGTGCAGCGGACAAAGAAAAATACCAAGAACtcgtcgaagaaaatattcagttacataaattaacaaaagcaACCGCAAACGAGGCTGCGTTAGCAGATTCTGTAAGCGATACCGACGAACcag cgCACACCGATAACAGATTGTCCGAACAATTGACGAACAACGCTCAAACGCGAGCACTGAAGCTAGAGTTAGAAAATCGTCGACTGCTTACTTTGATAGACTCTTTAAAAGAGAACTCGTTTCACGAGATCTCGTCACGCGTGCTGGAACTTgacaaagagaaaaagaaactgtcattgaaaattgaatcgttAAACGACAATACCGAAAGGCTCACGCAACAAAATTCAGATCTAGAATTGGTATGGAAGCAGGCGCTCGAGGAGAACAAGAAGCTACAAAACTCgttgaaaaatcaaagaacGTCGTCTGAGAAACAGCAACAAGAATTTCAA ATTCAGCATACTAAGATGATAGAACTAGAAAAAAGTTACGACACAGCTGTGAAGGAGAAACAACGAGTTCAATCTTTGTTGGAAAGCGTGCAAAGGCGAGCTGATGACTTGGAACGTTCTTTGGAACTCGCCAATCAGAAGGtcgaggaattaaaaattgtggagaataatataaaagaagttaACTCGAAATGTCTCGATCTCGAGACGAAACTTATAACggcagagaaagagaaagatataGCGCAACGCGATATTCATCGATATCGCGTGACGATAGAA gaaaaagacGTTGCATTGGACAAAGCAATGAACAGCATCGAAGTTTTAGAGAGGAAAGTAACTCAACTCGAACAAGAACTTCACGATTCTGTTACACAAATTTCAAG aTTGCAGGAAATCGAAAGATCTAGCAAAGAATTGGACTCACGGGCGGCTATCGATCGAGAAACACTGGAGATTTTGCAGAGTAGCTTGGTAgctgaaaaattgaatactcaGCAACTATACACGGTCCTCGAGAAACTTGGACTCGGCGATAACACGTTGTTATCGCTTCCAATGGATGATATTCTggaaaa GATTGCCCAAATACCAGAAGTTTTGGACTACGTCAAGAAAATAAGCAACTCGTGCCATTGCGAAAAGTCGATATCTGAAtctaaaaattctgaaaacaaCGAAACTACCAATATCCATAGCACATTGGAGGCCACGGTAGAATCACTCAAG AAGGAACAAGAGCAcctgcaattaaaattaactgCCACGCAAACCGCGTCGGAGAATCTCCTATCAGAAAACGCGAAGCTTCAAGTACAGATTACAACGTTACAATCTCAAAATAATTCCTTGGCGGCTCAGCACACCGCTCTGCAGCTCGCAAACTCGCAACTTGTCGCTGAGAAAGAAGAA CTGTTGAAAGAGCGCAGCGCTCAGCAGCAAACGCACACGCAGCTACTTCACGATCAAGACACTCTGCAGTCGTTGCACGAACAATTGAATAACGAGTACGAGAGTTTATTCCACGAACACGACACTCTCAAATCGAGTCTAAGAGACGTGAAGAACGAAATTAGAATGTTACGCGAATCTTACGAGGGATTGAAAGGGAAGAACAAGACGTTGCAAACGGAGAAGGAATCGTTGGTGAATAACGCGAAaagcttaaataatttaagaggAGAGCATTCGAAATTGAAG GACGACTTTCGAAACTTGTACACCGCCACAGAGAAGTTAAAGATGGAGTACAGAAATTTGCAAGAAgattacagaaaaaataaactcGAAACGAACCGACTGAGTCTCAAGCTGACGGAAATGCAAGGTGAACTCAGCAGCAAAGACGAAAGATCTTCGAACTTGGAACTTCAAATTAACAAACTGAATCAACGATGCGAA ATGTTGCTTCACGTGAATTCTGGGTTGGACAACGACAGGCATTCGTTGATGGatcacattagtttattgttcACCCAATACCACGAACTTTTGACTCGTTCTCTGGAAGACAAGGAACAGTATCACATGGAAGAGAAGATGTACAC GGATAGGATGAATCATTTGTGTagacagaaagaaaaattagaagatAAAATTATGGAACATTACAGGAAACTAGAAAGCTGTACTCCCAAGAA GAAAGGATTTGGTGCCAATTTAGTGAGGAGAGTCAGAAAAGCTGGATCGGAACTTCTGAAtaag AATCGACGATCTTGGGCTGAGGACTCGAAACATTCCGAAGGAAAGACATACGAATCGGAATCTGGAGGAAACGATTCGGATGCTAGTACAGAGGACCGTCTAGCAG GATCAGCTAGCAGAGACCTCGGATCCGACGCCTTGTCTCTTGGTCACCCAGGAACTAGAAGGACAGTGTATTATACCGATGATTCCCCACCACCGCCAGCTACCTTGCCA AAGAGCGAATCGTTGCAGGAAGAGGGGGACGATAGACGTTCGGTGTTAATGGAGCAAACTCCAAGACCAGAAGTACAAGTAGAGCCTCGTCCGGttcttatatataataaagtatcaGCGGTTATAAACGAGTCAAAGAATATTAGCAATAGTGGAATGAAAGACGTAGAACAAGCGGAAACAATTATGGAAAAGGATCCTATGGAAAAAGATCCGAAAGCGGGCAGTCCAGTATGGTATGAATATGGTTGTGTGTAA